cttttgaagaagatttttGGTGATGATATTCTGCCAATAAACGGTAGCAGCATCAGCTCGAGCGAGCCTGCCTACTTGGTGAGAATCCTTATagactcatcatcaaacGGACCTACTTTTATATATAAAGCTCTATCTATTCCTACGCTTGAAGTTGACCTTAAAGCTAGGCTGATCCAACGTGTCAGGGCGGTTCTACAGGATCACAACCTTTTAGGTAGTCATCAACATAAGAGACTATGCGAGGAGGTTGGTTTCAAGGTGGGCTCCCGGTCGAGAACTCTGTCGTCAGTGTCTACAGGACGCAGAAAGAAGTCACGTTCGAGATCCAGCTCCACAAATACTCTACTCGGAACAGCAGAACCGGGGGTGTTAGAGCCTTCCCTTTCGATCGgtaatcatcatcattcacGATTTTCTCCATCGTTAACTTCACAGCCGATGCTTGGATTTGGAATGAATGACAACAACAGCCACAGCTACAGccacagcaacagcaatGGTAACAGCAATGGCAACAGCAAtggcaacagcaacagcaaccAGAACcataataataatattaaTAATAGTGGAATCCTGGGTTTGAGATATGAAGATTTAGATGGACAGAACACATTGAAATCCACTACATCATCGCAGTTTGATTATGGTATGATGCTAGGGCCACAGTTTGAAAAGCTTACGTTGAGTGGACCAGCGACTAATTTCTACCAAAGTCAGGGTCAAGGCCAGGACCAAAGTCAGAATGGAAGGCACAGCCAAGACCCAGGACAACAGCTCTTTTACTGAGAGTAAAATGTAAATATAATGATACGAAATAATAATACAAGAAATGGATATGACGATATTTGCATAAACCATTTTATGTACATAAATACCGAATTAGGTCTAAGCGGATCCCCCGGTTGATGTTTCAGATAGAGGATATGAAACATGTGAGTGGAAGGGATATAAATATAGAGGTAAAGTAAAACAGAAGCAACATATCACCTACATAATTAGCAGTATACGAGATTTATTGCATGATATGGAAGTAAAGGAACGAACCAATCCTGATGAGTCGCTTAGATTTAGACTTATCGAACTAGTAAGATCGAATcgaatgaagatgatgaaactaGAGAGATTGAACCGATATAACGAGAAGctcaaagaagatcttAAGCTGGATCGAATCAAGGCAAGTAATTCATCACTTATGATCATCGATTACATGGAAAAGACGCAAGATCACCTAATTCCAAGTATTTGGGGACCTACAGTACCGAACAGATTCAGTGGCCAGCcgaaaggaaaaagaaaaacaggAGTTAACCAATCAGTGTGTTGCGTTATAATGTAAGTAGCATTAATAATTATGCAAGATCCATTCAATGTTTGCGATTTCTGTGTGGTTAGCCAACTTTGCATTGACGATGTGGTTCAATTTGTCATTCGTCAACTGTTTCAAGGTCGTATAATCGCCTCCTTTGTCTGATAAGCGGGATAATGTCACGTATAATCCGCACCATCCTCGACTAAACAATTCACATAGTTCTACAGATCGAGAGAAGTACCGAACACAATTTTTAAGGTACTTTGTAGACGCCTTACCGTTCACAGACTTGGCCATTAACAAGGTCACCTCACCCATTCTAGCCCAGATATTATAAGCAGAAGGTAAGCCTAATAGAACCTCTAAGTAGCAGTAATGACACTTCTCAAGCTCGCCATTGGCCAGATAAACGTCTGCCAACTCACACCAAGTCTCATAATCCAACGGACGtaaatcaatcaattccaATAGCTTGACAACGTACTTCTGGGGATCTGACTGGAACATCGATGCCTTACGTTTCTTTAGCACGTACAAATCGTCGTCCGATCGTAGTTTACCCGGGTCCCCAGCAGCTCCCAAGGTGGTGCCAACCTTCCTGTTCAAATCCTTGATGAATTTATGCATCGAGTTATTTATGTACTCAAAAACTACGTCCAGTTGGCCCGATTTACCAGCCTGTGTCTCCAGCCACACACTACGCCAGTAGATCAGCCATTCAGACTGCTGGTTGATTAGCTGGTTATCATTGATCAAGTCAGTCACCTTTTCCATCGTTGCATTTGCCTCGATGTCGTGGCATGTTAGTAAACACACCTGGTAAAGTAACAAGAGGAGCGAATTCTGGTCCAATACGTCCAATCCGTCGAACTGCCCTGAATCATTTACATACTGTGAGCATGTTTTGTAGAGTTCGTCCAATTCCTCCGGATTTAGTGAAAGATATCGTTTTGATATAGCAAAATTGAGCAACTGCTGAGATGTCGAAAGCATGACCATATGTTAAAATGAGGTaaggtgaagaagtagTGGAGATTATAGTGGACGACCTTAGCCTAAGTAGTGTGGCGAGGTATATGTGGCAAAATAATGTGGCGAAGTAATTTGGCGAAGTAATTTGGCAGAGCAACGTGGCAGAGCAATATGACAAAGCCCCAGTTACTAGCAGAAACAGTATATTCAATAACAACCAGCAATCGATGCCGAAACAAAACTAAAATAAACTAAGTAAAACAAAAAAACACAAAACTAAGCTACTGCGACTCTCTCTTGAACTCCTTGGACATATCAGCATCAGGAATAGAACCACAAACAGTCTCAACCATGATACCAGTAACCAAATAAGGATCAATGTTGGAAGCAGGTCTTCTGTCTTCAAAGTAACCGTAGCCAGTAGCCTGAACAGACCTTGGGATTCTGATAGAAGCACCTCTGTTGGCAACACCGGCAGAGAAATTCTCCATGGAAGCAGTTTCGTGCTTACCAGTCAATCTCAAAGCATTATCGGTACCATACAAAGCAATGTGCTCACTGTGTCTCTTAGACAACTTGTCAATGGCATCATTGATGTACTTCATTCCTCCAGGATGTCTCATAAGCTCGGTAGAAACGTTTGTGTGGCAACCAGCACCGTTCCAGTCTCCTTTCAAAGgctttggatgaagagtaACCTTGACACCAAACTCCTCGGCGACTCTATCCAAAAGATATCTGGCCATCCATAACTCATCTCCCATTTTGATACCTAAACAAGGACCAACCTGGAACTCCCATTGAGCAGGCATCACTTCTCCGTTAATACCGGTAATGGTGACACCAGCATAAAGACAAGCTCTATAGTGTGCCTCAATGACATCTCTGGCAAACACCTTACCAGCACCAACACCACAGTAATAAGGACCCTGAGGAGCAGGGAATCCTCCCTTTGGCCAACCATAGATGTATCCATCATCAGGATCCAACAGAGTATACTCTTGTTCCAAGCCAAACCAGAccttctcatcaaaatgaGCAGTCATCAACTTGTTGCACTCATGTCTGTGATTGAACTTGTTTGGAGTACCATCACTGTTCCAACACTCACACAAGACCAAGATGTTGTCCCCCTTTCTGAAAGGATCAGGATAATAGGCAACAGGTCTTAAGTAAACATCCGAATTGGTACCAACGGCCTGACCAGTGGAAGAACCATCGAAGTTCCACTCCGACAACTGCGACAAATCTGTCACTGCTTTTGACAGAGTCTTACCCTTAGATCTCAGACCCCCTTGAGAGTCAATCCAGATGTATTCGGCAATCACCTTACCCTTTTGGGGTAGGCTCATGTACTTTTCAAGAGTTGTAGTGTGCTCGGTATAAACCATAATTGGGATATGGggcaagagaaagaagagctGTCAATAAGGTTACAAAAAAATTTATACAGAAAACTTTTTTGACCTCCATAAAATTTTATACAAGCAAAAAGAGTCAGTCAAATTGGTTTCCCTAACGAGTTAAGCGCCGGAGAAGTAGATAAAGGAGGACGGTGAATGATTGGATGATTGGGGGTAAGCGAAAAAATTTGCGCGGTAGGCGGATGTGGGAGTAGCATTGGGGGAGGGAACGCCAGGGAACGCCAGGAAACCGCATTGGCTCCCCAGGAAACAGCATCGAGGCATGGAACCGCATTGGCCCCCAGGAAACCGCATTGGCCCCCATCAAGGTCATTGGCCCCCATAGAGGTCATCCATCCCCACTATCATACGGTCTCCCGCAAACTTATCACACCCTAAAAGCAAGAAGCCCTTTCCTATTGTGAGCGGTCATTATCTCGTGGTATGATAAGAGATACGCGATGAAACTATTGGTCAGATaagtaaaaagaaacacCACCGAAGCTTTTAATTATACAACGATCAATTATAGAGTGCAGAGGATCCAGTTAGGGTTCAACTCACTTATTATGTCTTTCTGCCCTCTCTCTCCTCCTTAGCTCCCTCATATCAGGTGGCTTCGTAATACCCAACTCCTCTCTCAATTCTCCAACATCTTTATCCATGATTTTCTCCCAATAAATATTAATCAAGTTGTTCTTGCAATGAGCCGCAGATTCAATAGCCCATGGATAATAAATACTAAgtaatcttcttctttgacttcttttcttcatattccATGGTGCAAATATGGCCCCCATTCCTGCAAATGGAGTTCCTATATTAAGAAactcaaagaacttgacTGCTATTTCTCCCTCTCTAGTAATCGGCAAACCTGCTAATGCATGATAGAAGTCATGACATTGTCTATATCTCTGAAATACAAATGCCAACTCCTCGTCATCAATGAATCTAACAGGAACTCTAGTATCCGGAGAAaccttttctctttttaaCCAATCATAGTAGGTTCTTCCGAAGGTATTTTCTCCATAACTGGCAAGTTTCTCCAGATTTAATGTCTCAGACGTAATATTAGGCCGATCTCTTAAGATCTGTCTTCCCGTAGGATCGTCAAGCATTTGCTGACGTAAATGCTTTAAAAACGGTGGAATGGCAGTGCTTTCTCCCAATGCCACAATGTACTGGTTTTTTTCCGGGTGTAAAAATGATCCAATGGCACTCACCACAAACATAGCTATCTTCTCACTTGTATAGAGAGGAATATGATTGGCGTAGTTTTTGGGTGGTCTAGTAAACCGGGGTTTAGTCTTTGAACTTTGTTCTAGAACCAATTCATTGTTACTTTTGTTTTG
This region of Brettanomyces nanus chromosome 2, complete sequence genomic DNA includes:
- a CDS encoding uncharacterized protein (BUSCO:EOG09343NMA), which codes for MVGYFLKDSVKLADKVENNQIDQNKSNNELVLEQSSKTKPRFTRPPKNYANHIPLYTSEKIAMFVVSAIGSFLHPEKNQYIVALGESTAIPPFLKHLRQQMLDDPTGRQILRDRPNITSETLNLEKLASYGENTFGRTYYDWLKREKVSPDTRVPVRFIDDEELAFVFQRYRQCHDFYHALAGLPITREGEIAVKFFEFLNIGTPFAGMGAIFAPWNMKKRSQRRRLLSIYYPWAIESAAHCKNNLINIYWEKIMDKDVGELREELGITKPPDMRELRRRERAERHNK
- the GLN1 gene encoding glutamate--ammonia ligase, giving the protein MVYTEHTTTLEKYMSLPQKGKVIAEYIWIDSQGGLRSKGKTLSKAVTDLSQLSEWNFDGSSTGQAVGTNSDVYLRPVAYYPDPFRKGDNILVLCECWNSDGTPNKFNHRHECNKLMTAHFDEKVWFGLEQEYTLLDPDDGYIYGWPKGGFPAPQGPYYCGVGAGKVFARDVIEAHYRACLYAGVTITGINGEVMPAQWEFQVGPCLGIKMGDELWMARYLLDRVAEEFGVKVTLHPKPLKGDWNGAGCHTNVSTELMRHPGGMKYINDAIDKLSKRHSEHIALYGTDNALRLTGKHETASMENFSAGVANRGASIRIPRSVQATGYGYFEDRRPASNIDPYLVTGIMVETVCGSIPDADMSKEFKRESQ
- a CDS encoding uncharacterized protein (BUSCO:EOG093436CV~EggNog:ENOG41), which produces MVMLSTSQQLLNFAISKRYLSLNPEELDELYKTCSQYVNDSGQFDGLDVLDQNSLLLLLYQVCLLTCHDIEANATMEKVTDLINDNQLINQQSEWLIYWRSVWLETQAGKSGQLDVVFEYINNSMHKFIKDLNRKVGTTLGAAGDPGKLRSDDDLYVLKKRKASMFQSDPQKYVVKLLELIDLRPLDYETWCELADVYLANGELEKCHYCYLEVLLGLPSAYNIWARMGEVTLLMAKSVNGKASTKYLKNCVRYFSRSVELCELFSRGWCGLYVTLSRLSDKGGDYTTLKQLTNDKLNHIVNAKLANHTEIANIEWILHNY